In one Juglans regia cultivar Chandler chromosome 11, Walnut 2.0, whole genome shotgun sequence genomic region, the following are encoded:
- the LOC109010935 gene encoding protein RESISTANCE TO PHYTOPHTHORA 1, chloroplastic gives MNTLIPTSFGNTQISRFHFTIPILRNGLSHAYCRTKSFKLNASHSDIDTQTVEDPKEETRVDSNEASKASTPSAAAVEKDLKKVVQKTAATFAPRASTATKNPAVPGTALYTVFEVQGYVSMLLGGALSFNLIFPSNEPDIWRLMGMWSIWMFTIPSLRARDCSKNEKEALNYLFLVIPLLNVIIPFFWKSFAVVWSADIIAFFGMYAWKFGWLQRTD, from the exons ATGAACACCCTGATCCCAACGTCTTTCGGCAACACCCAGATTTCAAGGTTCCATTTCACTATTCCTATCCTAAGAAACGGCTTGTCCCATGCTTACTGTCGCACCAAGAGCTTCAAACTAAATGCCAGTCACAGTGACATAGATACGCAGACGGTAGAGGATCCCAAGGAAGAAACACGAGTAGACTCCAATGAAGCAAGCAAAGCCTCCACTCCATCCGCCGCCGCTGTCGAAAAAGACCTCAAAAAG GTGGTTCAGAAAACTGCCGCAACCTTTGCACCAAGGGCTTCCACAGCTACCAAAAACCCTGCTGTTCCTGGAACTGCCTTGTATACAGTTTTTGAGGTTCAAGGCTATGTCTCAATGTTGTTGGGTGGAGCTCTGtcttttaatctcattttcccATCAAACGAACCGGACATATGGAGATTAATGGGAATGTGGTCCATTTGGATGTTCA CAATTCCTTCACTCCGGGCTCGGGACTGCTCGAAGAATGAGAAAGAAGCTCTTAACTATCTCTTTCTCGTCATTCCACTGCTCAATGTTATAATCCCATTCTTTTGGAAGTCCTTTGCAGTTGTCTGGTCTGCAGATATAATAGCCTTCTTTGGAATGTATGCATGGAAG TTTGGGTGGCTGCAGAGAACAGACTAG